The DNA sequence CACAGGCCTGGCATCACAAGGAACGGGAGGGTGGGAATGCTCTCACTGTCCCCAGGATGAAGGtacaggagaagaaagaagggtaTTTGGTCTTCTTTCATGCAGCGTAAACCTGCATGAAACCTCTGCTTAGATCTTCAAAAAGGAGAGACAATAACAAGTAGCTCAGTTAACAGTTTGGATTGTGACCTGAAGGTTTTTCCCTCAAATTGTGCCAAGGTCTTCCAGTTTTGATGACAAACTTCTATCTAGGGACTTTGCAACCACAAAGCAAGGAGGGTTATTACTGGCATTCCAAACATTATCTCCAGAATGTTTAATGTTCTGTGTTTCTATTGGTCCTGCTTTTTAGAAACACTCTAGCAAAATTATTGCTAAATCTATGTATTATGGAATACACAGATTTAAGTGCTTGCCTACTGAATGAAGCAGAAGAGGATCACTGACCTTCTCCATAGAGAGAAGCTGGATGGTATGGTCAGGAGACCAAAATTCTGCTGGGATGTGGTATGGGGACACTTGAAAATGGTGCATCTGTGCCAAAATTATCCACCGTaaagtagagaaagaaattgTTGAAGAATCCACAGAGTCCAAAGAGCGTAAAGACATTCAACAAAATAATTAGAGCATCAGCGTTTCTTCCATAGGACTATCTTCATAAACTACAGCTCCTGTGTAGTGTCATTGTAAAGAAAGgacaaataaaggaaagagatacccattatttcacacacacacacacacacacaaaacaagagGTGAGTGATTTTCACCTGTTGGAGAGGGCATGAACTGCGAAGGGGAGATGCAGTCTACCACAGTTGTCATCTGTATAGATGTAAAACTAATTCAGACTGTGGGTCCAGCCTGCATGTACTCTGCTGACATATTGCCGGATTCTGGCCACGTGCCCCAAACCTCCAGAAGCTGTGGGTAATGGGTGAAGACATAAATTAAACACATTTCGGAAGCAGCTTTGGGAGTCGGACATGTTTCAACTACAGATCCCACAGTAAATATTTACCAATCATGGTAAAAGGTCAGCGGTAGGGCAGAATCAGCAGCTGAAGAAGTAAGGAGAGACAATCAGACTTCCCTGACTGTGTTTGGTTTGTCAGCTGTGTGGTGGCCTCACACCCACGTGAACATGTTCCCGTGTGTTCACCACTTTACCCTCACTCCATTTTCATTCTAAAGAACTTTCCGGAAACTAGTTTTATAACTTCATTTTCATTCTAAAGAACTTTCAGAAGCTAATTTTATAAACCAGATCCCTATCATATGCCAGATATGTATGTTTGTGGACTCTGTGTATGGGCCCATGGTGCAATAAGAAGCTTACATACACCAGGTGTTCTGATGTAGTGTGTTGTCAATATTGAGGAGTCTGTGTCTCTAGAACTAGTGGGgatgaagagaaaataaggagaaaacaaTCAGTTCAGCCAACCAATTTATATTCCAGTTTGTATAAAGGAGAACAGGAAAATTAAAGAGGGGCCTATGGAAAGCACAGGAAGTCAGACCTTTCCTCTGACCATAGACCAAGATTCTTCTATTCTGGGCTCAGGCACTTATTATGCAGTGGGGAGGATTTTATGTTCAGGACAGTACACAGGCTATGTGGAAACCCAGTGATGaagagaaatgtctactcagggAAAGGCCAATGatcttttccattatttatatGGCACCCTGCAGATCAAAAAGTGTTTCACAGACTTTAATACCTTGGAGTCTCTCACCAGCcctgattttataaatgaagaaacaggtcAGGTGGCTATTGAGTGTGAGAGTCAGAGGAAATGTCCAAGCATTTTTGCACTACTCCCCTCCAGGATTTCTTTCTAAAGGGCTGCTTTCCCAAGAAGTATTCCAAGGCGGCGGGGAGCGATCATTTGAAAAGTAACcaatttttttaacctaagcGTCAgtgagtgaaaaaagaaaattcacccCTAGAGAAGTATGTTCAGATTGCTTACAAGAACTACTTGTGTTACCACATAATTGTTTCCACTTCCCCCTTGGCTCTTCTTTTGGCCAGAAGCCACAACTGCCTCTAAAGTAGGACCACAAGGAAGACACCCAGAGACCCTTGCGCGTACAACTAGGAATCGAGCCACCAACGGCGAAGATTCTAAAATATTAGAGCTTGTCAAATCCCTCACCGAATTCATAGGTTTGCTTTTCAGGCTCAGAGCACCTTACAAAGAGTTGGGAATCCCTTCCTTCCGCAGAGGAGAGTGggttttctctccctgtgccaaCACCGCCGGAGCCAAGTCTCTCCGAAAAACTGGTGGCAGAGCAAGCGTCTGGGGATCGCGCCCGTGGCCGCTCGGTAGCGCCGACTTCCTCGCTCTCTCCATTCAGATACACACGcacccttgtttatttatttattctaattctccctctcctgctcgcaacCTGTGGACTTGGGCTGTGACCGGTGCGGCGAGGAGGGAGCTCTGGTGGGCACGCGCTCCGGGTCTAGACCGGGTGGCGCCTCGTCGCGGTCTTCAGAGGCAAGTCCTCTCCATTCCGGCTCCTCCGGCGGGGACCGGACTCACCCACGTCCTGGGAAGGAAACCATGACCGGGTGCCCTTCTGCCCCGCGCCGTGCGGCCCCCCTTTAGCTCCCATCCTTAACTGAGGAGCCGGTGACTATTGGCTGAAGTTCCCCAGCGATTTGCATGAACACAGAGGGCGTGTCTTCTGCCGCCCTCCCGCCAGGAGCGCGCTGACTGCAGCCTCCCAGGGAATGCGCGGCCGGGGGAGTGCGCGCAGCTCGCGGGCCCTGGCAGTGAGCTGGCGCCCGGCGACCTGGCACCCGCGCCTGGATATGGGGCGCCTACGTCGTCCCAGGAGCAGCACCAGCCACAGAAGCCTGCCGGTAAGGGTTGGGGTCCCGGAGCCCTGCAGCCCGGACAAGTTGCGGTGCTGGGAGGCAGTTCCTACTCCTGGACGGGTTTTCGAACCTTAATCCAAACTTCACGGgaaggttggggggagggaaagggagtttGGGATAAGGTGTTTTCATTTAAGCAAGGAATAGTCTAGTCCTTGGGTCGGGAGAGTAAGTTTCTGAGATGGAAATGTAGGCAGATGAGGTGGAGGGGTTGATGGGCTTGAGATACAGGGGTGCGGAGATTATTTCCTGCCGCCCGCACCTGCTAAGACTGTCCACTGTAATTGACAAATTGTTTGCGTAAGCATTTTCCGCCTGTCCTCCCTAAGGGAAGAGGGATTAGTGAGGGCTTAATGGGAGGTGGAGACCCGGATCCTTTCGATTTGATAGATGAGAGCTAAAATGAAAATCACTTCTCTGACctaaagtgtttatttaattgggggtgggaggggcccgAAGGGAACGTGTCAAATGTTTTCCATATAATTATTACTGACATTGTTGTTGGTAGCGGTGGTCTCACAAAAAGGGATGTAGCCCATTTCGCGTTCCGGGGACCTTAGTGGGAAATAAAGTGATGAATTGTCCATCATCGCTCATTCCTCTCCGCTCCCAACCGTCTTGCTCTCCATCGCCTGCCCCGGTGGCTTCCCTGCGGCGTGGCGCAGTCCCCGAGTGGAGTCCTCTCCCCTCCGCCGTGTGTTTCCGGGGATGCTTTATGGCCTGGGATTCCGATTATTATTAACTCAGTGAGGGTGCACACGGGCAAGGAGGGGGTTGCAGAAAGtgaacagaaaaattaagttttggCGACAGTGTGGCTCCATAGATCTCTTCTTTACAGCAAGTTTCCTCTTCATCCCTCTCTGACTAGAAtgtttgcctttggggatggggatgggggccAGTATGACCCCCTGGCCCTGGTCTCTGACTCCAGTCTCCGTGTTCCCGCGTGTGTAACgagccttctcccctcccccacttttcagCATCTCTGTCTGTTTTTCCTCTTCGTGGGACCCTTCAACTGCCTCGCGAGTTACAGCCGGGCCACGGAGCTCCTGTACAGCCTGAACGAGGGACTGCCGGCGGGGGTGCTCATCGGCAGCCTGGCCGAGGACCTGCGGCTGGTGCCCCGCGCCGCCGGGAGGCAGGACCAGCTGCCGCAGCTGCCGGAACGAACGGAGGCTGAGCGGAACCCCCCTCTCTCCTTCAGCCTGGCCTCCCGGGGACTGAGTGGCCAGTACGTGACCCTGGACAACCGCTCCGGGGAGCTGCACACGTCTGCCCAGGAGATCGACCGGGAGGCCCTGTGTctagaaggaggtggaggagctGCCTGGGGCGGCAGCAtttccatctcctcctccccttcctctgacTCTTGTCTTTTGCTTCTGGATGTACTGGTCCTGCCTCAGGAGTACTTTAGGTTTGTGAAGGTGAAAATCGCAATCCGGGACATTAATGACAACGCGCCGCAGTTCCCCGTTTCCCAGATCTCAGTTTGGGTACCAGAAAACGCCCCTATAAACACCCGGCTGGCCATAGAGCATCCTGCCATGGACCCAGATATAGGCACGAATGGGGTGCAGACCTACCGTTTGCTGGACTACCACCGCATGTTCACCCTGGACGTGGAGGAGAATGAGAATGGGGAGCGCACTCCCTACCTGATTGTCATGGGACTCTTGGACAGGGAGACCCAGGACCAGTACGTTAGCATCATCATAGCAGAGGATGGTGGGTCTCCACCACTGTTGGGCAGTGCCACCCTCACCATTGGCATAACTGACATTAATGACAATTGCCCTCTCTTCACAGACTCACAAATCAACGTCACTGTGTTTGGGAATGCTACCGTGGGCACACCCGTTGCAGCTGTCCAGGCTGTGGATAGAGACTTGGGAACCAATGCTCAGATCACTTACTCGTACAGCCAGAAAGTTCCACAAGCATCCAAGGATTTATTCCACCTGGATGAGACCACCGGCGTCATTAAACTTTTCAATAAGATCGGGGGAAGTGTTCTGCAAACTCACAAGCTCACCATCCTTGCCAACGGGCCAGGCTGCATCCCTGCCATGACCACGGCCCTGGTGACCATTATCAAAGTCATTTTCAGGCCACCTGAAATCGTTCCTCGTTATATAGCAAATGAGGTAGATGGTATCATTTACTTGAAAGAACTGGAGCCTGTTAACACTCCGATTGCGTTCTTCACCATAAGAGATCCAGAAGGTAAATACAAGGTGAACTGCTACTTGGACGGTGATGGGCCGTTCAGATTATCGCCTTACAAACCATACAGTAATGAATATTTGCTGGAAACCACAAAACCTATGGACTACGAGCTACAGCAGTTCTATGAAATAGCTGTGGTGGCCTGGAACTCTGAGGGATTTCatgtcaaaaaaattattaaagtgcAACTTTTAGATGACAACGACAATGCTCCTGTTTTCCTTCAACCCTTGCTGGAACTGACTATTGAAGAAAACAACGCCCCCAATGCCTTTTTGACTAAGCTGTATGCTACCGATGCTGACAGCGGTGAGAGAGGCCAAGTTTCCTATTTTCTGGGACCTGATGCCCCATCGTATTTTTCCCTAGACAGTGTCACAGGGATTCTGACAGTTTCGACTCAGCTGGAccgagaagagaaagaaaagtacagGTACACAGTCAGAGCAGTTGACTCTGGGAAGCCACCCAGAGAATCAGTAGCCACGGTGGCTCTCACGGTGTTGGATAAAAATGACAACAGTCCTAGGTTTATCAACAAAGACTTCAGCTTTTTTGTGCCAGAAAACTTTCCAGGATACGGTGAAATTGGGGTAATTAGTGTAACAGATGCGGACACCGGACGAAATGGATGGGTTGCCCTCTCGGTGGTGAACCAGAGCGATATTTTTGTCATAGACACAGGAAAGGGCATGCTGAGAGCCAAAGTCTCTTTGGACAGAGAGCAGCAGAGCTCCTATACTTTGTGGGTCGAAGCTGTTGACGGGGGTGAGCCTGCCCTCTCTTCGACTGCAAAAATCACAATTCTCCTTCTCGATATCAATGACAACCCTCCTCTTGTCCTGTTTCCTCAGTCGAACATGTCCTACCTGTTGGTACTGCCTTCTACTCTCCCCGGCTCCCCAGTGACGGAGGTCTATGCTGTTGACAAAGACACTGGCATGAACGCCGTCATAGCTTACAGCATCATAGGAAGAAGAGGTCCTAGGCCCGAGTCCTTTAGGATTGACCCTAAAACCGGCAACATTACTTTGGAAGAGGCATTGCTGCAGACAGATTACGGACTCCATCGTTTACTGGTGAAAGTGAGTGATCATGGTTATCCCGAACCTCTCCACTCCACGGTCATGGTGAACCTGTTTGTCAATGACACTGTCAGTAATGAGAGCTACATTGAGAGTCTTTTAAGGAAGGAACCAGAAATTAACATAGAGGAGAAAGAACCGCAGATCTCAATAGAACCAACTCATAGGAAAGTCGAGTCTGTGTCCTGTGTGCCCACCTTAGTGGCTCTGTCTGTGATAAGCTTGGGTTCTATCACACTTGTAACAGGGATGGGCATATACATCTGCTTAAGGAGAGGGAAAAAGCATCACAGGGAAGACGAAAATTTGGAAGTACAAATTCCACTCAAAGGAAAAATCGACTTGCATATGAGAGAGAGGAAACCAGTGGCTATTTCTAATATTTGACGTTTCGTTGTGGAATAACACAGAGATGTCTTAACTGACCTGGGGTAGCCTTTATCACCTAAACAAGAGTGTGTAGATGCCAGTTTCAATGGGAGACGACTAATTTATAACTTGTACTATATTGTAAATAAGCTGTTTACaggtttttaaattcaaaatcagAGGTTATAAAATGTGTACagcattttctaatgaaaattagTACTAACAGCTATAGAACAGCTATAgaactgttattaaaaaaaaaagcttggacATGATTTGCAGCTTTCATTCACCAAGCAGACTGATAGAACCTGGGAATAAGGTAAGAAAATGGtacattgtatttttttggtCTAAAAAGCCCTTTAACCACAAGAGGGCATCAGCTGCTCCTTCGCAGGGAACTGTTTTGAGGCATTGTACATGACAGTTGTTGTACATGAAATTAACGaaagagtatattttaaatatattgtttttaacgTTTAAGAAATACgaaattgaaataaattgaatttcaCTGCACTTCAATGtatgataagaaagaaaagaaatgcatttgtAAACAGAATGTTTATTACCTCACAAGTAGATCTTGTATAGTTTGAAAGAGAAGGCATTTCCTCTTGAAAGGGAAGCGCAATTGCTCTTTAGCAAGGGTGAAGACATTGCCACACGTTACAGATTTGACCTGCTGCACAGTATTTCACTTTCCATGTACTCAAATTGCTTTCTGTTCGCTTTACCACTGCACTTGCTATTACTACAGGGGAAATGTATATATTCTCCCTTACGAACATTGCAACTGGAAATTGTGTCCAAGGAAAACAGCCAGGAGCAAAGAAATGTTTCAATCCTTAGTTGCTTTGTAGGTGTTCACGACATTTTGGTGCTTTGACAACTTGTCATGTATACTTTGTACTTGGGTTATAGATTAGGTTTTTATGTGCTTgcattaaaaatcatattaaaacgGAATTATTGTAGAGGCTAGTGTATACTACTGGTTGTTTTAGTTGGGCCTTTTATATAAaagttatacttctttttttgttgttgtcatttagGTTTGTTGGCCACTGTTTCTGGCTTCCTTCCTTTGGCTTTGGATTAGGTCCAAGAGTTTATTTGTAAGCCCAGCAGCAGATTGCTTTGATAACTTAGCTTTTATTGAATCCTTTGCAATGAAGCAGGCTGGTTCCTCAGTGATTGATCTCTTTCACTTCATTGTGTGAgctgggaattttattttataggagaGCTATAGCAAAATATCTGTGTAAACAAGGAATGTGTTAGCTTAAGCTGGATCATTCTACTTTTTGGCATCATGTGTCTGTACTGTACCAAACGTGTTTATATGTCTGCAAATTAAaggtttatattttcataatttctttctcatttttagcattttatatttGAACATGGGCTTGTACTTTCACTGAAGTGCCTGTTATTGGCATCTGTTTGCTTTTAGAGATAAATGTGGGTACAGTGTAAATATTCTGTTTGCTAGAGTTTATATTAAACTAATTCATTACTCAGTTAAACATTGGCTAAAGCATtgagtatgtgtgtataaataaatgtatataatatataatagatatataataGAGAATATGCCTATATGCTTCACAGTTCACATGAGAATTTATacccatgcatgtgcacatgcatattaATTTTTCAGTATCAACTATAAACATTCATTTTACTACATAGTTATAACAAACCCTCTGTTAGCTATGTTACACTAgctttcaatacattttaaaaatacattgcaaaAAAATTGAATGCAAACACCCAATATCTTTTGAAGttgtattaactcatttttcttgttttcttcagtttgacaatttgaataaataagtatAGGAGGCAGTACTGTTTGTTACAAAAaggacatatatttttattggaaattCCTTTTGTATGAGAGGCACTTGAGCTAAGAAACTAAGATCATTTAACCCCCAAAACTTTTCATTCATAACGGATGTATAGCAACAGAGGAAAACATCCTGCACCagtcatttttatatcttatttctcttttttaaaggaaggaactACGTATGAAACAAGTAGcgatattctttttaaaaaagagtcctCCACAGTGTAGTGATTTCACCAGGAGTAtaagtaacaaaatattttatttctaaatttgaaGACAACTAATGTGTTTTGGGGTATAGACTTCATCTCTAGCATGAGAGATGCCtgtaacattaataaaaagacatttttctgaataACGTCTTGTGCCAGGATTTCCTTTACAAAAACATCTCActcacattaaaaacattcataaCAAGGAAAGTTAAAGCAAATTAAGCTGAAAGATAAAAGCCCCTTTTTACTAACACCTTGTGCTAGCACAGTTGCCAAAATGTATGCTAATCATGTCAATGTTGTTAGTGGagctggcacaaaaataaatgttccatTCATTAAAAACCCTAATATCCATTTAACAGTTTGAGAACCAGAGAGTCCTCTTTGCCCAATTTAATGAAGAAGAGATTGCTCTGATCTTTGCACTGCCAAATCCATTCTTAGACTACAGAGAAAATTGTTCATTTACTTGGATTGGGAAACTTAAAACCAACATAGCAATTTCAGCTACAGGggaaaaaactattttcattacttaaatttttagAGTCGATTCCCTgaccctattaaaaaaaaaggtttcctgGCAGTTAAGCTTCTATCAATGGTggtttaaaaggaagaaagaaaaatagaaccttttaaaataatcttgtagtatgtgtattaaaaacaaaatccaaatcttttgtattttgggtgttctGCATATGTTTTATGAAAACAACGGGCATAATCTTGCTATGAAATAACACCACTAAACGAGTATTAGAGATAGTATGAGGTTGAGTTGATTTCACTAAGATACTCATAAGGATTCTAATTTGAACTCCCAGAAAATGTTTCAGTCAACAACTGTAACAGGAGGAACTGTATCAATCCTCTCCTGAGTCTACGGAGACTCGGGTTCCAATCTCTTCTTTAAGCTGGGAAGATTCTATGGGGTCCTGACCTTTGAAAGACAATGGAGAACGTGAGGAAAGACAGTACTGAACATACGGTGCTTTTTGATTCAATATTGGGCAGCCTCAGCTCATAGAGGCCAGAGAAATAGATATCTgagccttccctttcctttcaagTAGTTTAACACTTAACTGCAAGACTGTGGTCAATTGCTGCAAAATCCCATTTTGCTAATTGTGCAATCTCTACCTAGCGATGTGCCTTTACAGTGTGAGTtgtaaatagatatttattaaaatgtagaaaattgaGAGTCATGCAAATAGACTCAAAGCAggaaaagatgaattaaaaattggCAATTCCTGAGGAAAAAGATCCATTGTAATGTCTTTTCTAGTTGCTTCTGTATaagaaaaaatcatatatatttttcagttcaataTATACGTGTATGCACACAGTCTATAATAATTTTTCAAGGGTCAgtcattaaattgtttttaaaatgataccatttttttctctgataaaTCCCCATATTTGGAATGTATTCCTTTAAGGGCATAGGACAAAACtggatgaattttaaaacttaaccCACTAATGTCAAGAGGTAAGAATActgcaatgatttaaaaaaaatcattcagtcattcatttcatttttattttagtactttcatttcctcttaatccaagatagttaacatatagtgtaagaatgattcaagaatagaatttagtgattcatcacttacatgtaacacccagggctcatcccaacaagtgtcctccgtaaagcccatcccccatttagcccctccccccacccaacatccctccagctaccctcagtttgttctctgtactgaaaagtctcttacggtttgcctccttctctgtttttatcttattttcccttctctttgcctatgttcatttttgtttcttaaattccacatatgagtgaaatcatatgatatttgtctttctcagatttATTTAGTTCAGCAttatacattctagttccattcatgttgttgcaaatggcaagatttcattcttttaaattcaagtaatattccatataccatatcttctttatccattcaacagtcagtggacatttgggctttttccataatctggctattgtgaTAACACTGCTAGAAACATTGGGGTagatgtgccccttcgaatcagcattttttgtatcctttggataaatcactagtagtgtaattgctgggtcgtagggtagccctatttttaattttttgaggaatgtccatactgttctccaaagtcgctgcacaagtttgcattcttaccagcaGTGTAAATTggttccctctttctgcctccttgccaacatctgttgcttgttcattttagccattcggacaggtgtgaggtggtatctcattgtgcttttaaatACCAGGGATTTAACTGAGAACAAGATGGAGTCTTTGACCCTTGATAACTTTAGATTACGATGCAGAAGCCAAAGAGAAGACAATCAATATCAAAACGACATGTGGGATAAACCCTACTCCCAGGATGCCAAGTGGACAGCACCTACCGCAATTTAGAAAGTATTGGAGAAACTTCCTAAGGGAGGAAGTTTGTAATTTGAACCCTCTCAAAGGAAGTGATGTCTAATTGAAAACTGTAGCCAGGGAAAGCTGGCAGAAACGGAGAGAAGGGTATTCTAGGAACAGGGAATAATGCCCAGGCACATGGGTGACAGTGAGCACGTCAAGACTGAAGACTCACAGTATTTGTGGCTGAAGGGATAAAGAGAACAAACGTTGAGCTTGGAGGTGTCCGTGTGCTGCAGGTAATAAAGGGGAACTCTTGTCATACTTGGGGCTTGCAGTCTGATCCCAAAGGGAACTTTTGAGATTTTGGTCAgagaatttgtgttttaaaagatcattttggggcacctgggtggctcggtcaattaagtgttcaactcttggttttggctcaggtcatgatctcacagttttgtgagttcaagccccacatcaggctctgctctgacactgcagagcctgcttgggattctctctccatgccccttcctttcttgtgtgtactctctctctcaaaataaataaataaactttataaaaagatcATTTGGCCACATATAAAGCTTGTATTGAAGAAGATTCTAGAGACTCACTACAAGGAGTACTgacaatttaagagaaaaattaggCCTTCAGTCAGGGAATATGAAAGAGATACAGTATGGGACACAGCAGGTAAATAATTTACAGCTGATAAAGCTATAAATTTGTGGTaccaataagaaatgaaaaatccacATGTGAGCAACCAGAAAATTCACAATTTTCATAATTGGTTTTCAAACTATTTTACAAATTGGAAAAGGACAGGGAACTCATTTCTAACCATTAAATGAGCAATGAAAGCCCTGGAGCCATAACCCCCTTTCTAATGTTGGGTTTTATGACACAGATGGAATTATAAAGGCACTAATTTACccagtttattttgtatttatgacCGTCAATTCTATTCAATTTAACAAACATTGTGGACCCATGTGGTATGTATCCCAACAAGAAGCTGACCTCATGACGAGTATTTTATCATTCGCAATACTTTGCTTGTAGTTGCCCTAAATATCTCTGTAAGCAgaagtcatattaaaaatataaagaaaaagacaataaaatgtcacatggataaataagatgtaacTATAATTTCAAGGGTTGTATGCATATCAAGAAACAGAGGAATGTCTGTTGCAGGCAATTCTGAACAAgatccaggaaccatgagaggGTGAAATGGGTATGTAGGGTCAAGAAGTATGTAGGTCTTGAGATTCAACATCATTTTTGGATAAAAGAAGTCATATAACATAGTTTATGCCTCAACTTATCTTGTGTTAAGTGATTACTAGTATCTAATACTCACTCATGGAGGTTTCAAACCCTGGCTCAAAAAACATACAGAAGATGTTAAGACAGTATTGTATGTCCTATCTCCAAGAAAAGTCAGTGTCCTCTCTTCAGAAAATTTCTCCTCCCAAGACTCATCTGCATGGAAATTATGAACTTGCTCTATGtcataataaaattttgaaaataaatgacttcctacaaaatatttcatacaaGTGAAGTGCTCCTGAAAAAGTAACTATTGTTATTGCTGTTAGAATCAACTAGTGTGTCATGAGCTTGTTTTAGTGGTTTTACTACTCATTCTTCATTCAAATTcattgaatcagcatttttattttacag is a window from the Suricata suricatta isolate VVHF042 chromosome 4, meerkat_22Aug2017_6uvM2_HiC, whole genome shotgun sequence genome containing:
- the PCDH20 gene encoding protocadherin-20, with the translated sequence MRGRGSARSSRALAVSWRPATWHPRLDMGRLRRPRSSTSHRSLPHLCLFFLFVGPFNCLASYSRATELLYSLNEGLPAGVLIGSLAEDLRLVPRAAGRQDQLPQLPERTEAERNPPLSFSLASRGLSGQYVTLDNRSGELHTSAQEIDREALCLEGGGGAAWGGSISISSSPSSDSCLLLLDVLVLPQEYFRFVKVKIAIRDINDNAPQFPVSQISVWVPENAPINTRLAIEHPAMDPDIGTNGVQTYRLLDYHRMFTLDVEENENGERTPYLIVMGLLDRETQDQYVSIIIAEDGGSPPLLGSATLTIGITDINDNCPLFTDSQINVTVFGNATVGTPVAAVQAVDRDLGTNAQITYSYSQKVPQASKDLFHLDETTGVIKLFNKIGGSVLQTHKLTILANGPGCIPAMTTALVTIIKVIFRPPEIVPRYIANEVDGIIYLKELEPVNTPIAFFTIRDPEGKYKVNCYLDGDGPFRLSPYKPYSNEYLLETTKPMDYELQQFYEIAVVAWNSEGFHVKKIIKVQLLDDNDNAPVFLQPLLELTIEENNAPNAFLTKLYATDADSGERGQVSYFLGPDAPSYFSLDSVTGILTVSTQLDREEKEKYRYTVRAVDSGKPPRESVATVALTVLDKNDNSPRFINKDFSFFVPENFPGYGEIGVISVTDADTGRNGWVALSVVNQSDIFVIDTGKGMLRAKVSLDREQQSSYTLWVEAVDGGEPALSSTAKITILLLDINDNPPLVLFPQSNMSYLLVLPSTLPGSPVTEVYAVDKDTGMNAVIAYSIIGRRGPRPESFRIDPKTGNITLEEALLQTDYGLHRLLVKVSDHGYPEPLHSTVMVNLFVNDTVSNESYIESLLRKEPEINIEEKEPQISIEPTHRKVESVSCVPTLVALSVISLGSITLVTGMGIYICLRRGKKHHREDENLEVQIPLKGKIDLHMRERKPVAISNI